The sequence CGACAAGGTCTTTGAATACCTCAACCTGGGAGTGGGCGTTCTGGCCGACGGTGGCGTCGAGCACCAGCAGGCAGTCGTGGGGGGCGCTTTCGTCAATTTTACGGATCACCCGGATGATTTTTTCAAGCTCCGCCATCAAATCCGCTTTGTTTTGCAAGCGCCCGGCGGTGTCGATCAGCAACACATCGACGCCCTGGCTTTTTGCCTGGGTAAAGGCGTCATAGGCCAGACCGGCTGCGTCGGCACCCGGCTTGCCGGTGATAACGGCGGAGTTTGTTCGCTCCCCCCAGATTTGCAGCTGCTCGATGGCGGCGGCGCGGAAGGTGTCGGCGGCGGCCATCATGACAGTCTGTCCCTGTGCTTTTAGCTGCCACGCCAGCTTGCCGATGGATGTTGTCTTGCCGCTGCCATTGACGCCGCAAACCAGCACAACATGGGGCTTCAGGCTGGCATCAACGCTGAAAGGTTTTGCCACCGGTTCAAGAATTTTCTCGATTTCTTCAGCCAGGGCAGTTCGTACTTCATCGCTTTCAACTTCCTTGTCAAAGCGGGTGCGGGCAAAATTGCCGGTGATTTTACTGGCCGTGGCAACGCCAAGATCGGCGCCAATGAGAAGCTCTTCCAATTCTTCGATGGCGGCTGCATCAAGACGGCGCTTGGTAAAAGCGGCGGTAATCGGATCGGCGAGCTTTGCGGTGGTGCGGCTCAGGCCTTGTTTTAGACGACTAAGCCAACCACTTTTTTGTTCCTCACTCATGTGAGCACATCAGCGACAAGCCGTCCCTTTTCGGTGTCCACGCTAACCACCTTTGTGTTGACGATAGCCCCGAGCGCGGTGTCCGAGGTCAACTCGAGCGGTGCGAAGTGGCGGGTGTGACCGCTCCTGTCCTGTTCGACCAGAACTTCATGGGTCTCGCCGATGCAGGAGTTCAGGTAGCTCAAAAGAGCTTCCTTCCCGGCTTCGCGCAGTTGCGCGGCGCGCTGTTTGATAAGCGCCCCGTCAAGGGCAGGCATCTTGCTGGCCGCCGTACCAGGCCGGTTCGAGTAGGGAAAGACATGCAGGTAGGTCAGGCCCATTTCAGTGACGGCGCTCAAGGTGTTTTCAAACATCGCCCCGGTTTCTGTGGGAAAACCGGCAATCAGGTCGGCCCCGAAGACAACGTCTGGTCTTGCCCGGCGTATTCGGGCAACAAGATCAATGGCGTCCTTACGGCTATGGCGGCGCTTCATTCGTTTGAGGACCATATCATCGGCGGCTTGCAGGCTAAGGTGCAAGTGCGGCATGAAACGCTCATCACCTGCCAGCAAGGCAGGAATATCCTCATCGATGAAGGCCGGATCAAGGGATGTGATGCGCAGGCGTTTTAAATCGCTGACCTGATCAAGAATGTCTCGGGCCAAAGCGCCCAGGCTCGGCAGGTCGGCATCATCTTGCCCGTATGAGGAAACATCGACACCGGTCAGCACCACCTCAAAGTGGCCGTTTGCGGTGAGGGTCTGCACTTGCTCGATAATATGGCTCGGGTGGACACTGCGGTTGGGGCCGCGGGCGAAGGGGATGATGCAAAATGTGCAGCGGTGGTCGCAGCCTTGCTGAACCTGAACGAAGGCGCGGGTGCGCTCTGCAAATCCGGAAATCATCGGCACGTTGAAATTCCGGGGGCTTTCCATAATGTCAGAAACGGCAACGGCTTCGCACCCTGGCCCCTCCAGCAAACCGTCATCCATCTTTTCGGAATTGCCAACAACCCGGTCGACTTCATCCATGGCGGCAAATTTTTCAGGTCTTAACTGTGCCGCGCATCCGGTGACGATAATGCGTTTGGCCGGATTATCACGGTGCAGGCGGCGGATTGTCTGACGGGCCTGACGTTCGGCCTCTGCGGTGACCGCGCAGGTGTTGATAATAATCGTATCGTTAAGGCCGGCTTTGGTCGCCCGGGATCGCATGATTTCCGATTCCAGGGTGTTCAGGCGACAACCAAGGGTGACGACTTGCGGGGCTGACATCTGATTTAAGCCATCAGGGCCGGGTCAATGAACCCGGAAAAACTGGTCGTCACGGGACCGGTCATCATGACGTGATTGTCGGGCATCCATTGCAGCTGCAAAGTTCCCCCGTTTAAATCGATATTGACCTGCCTTTCGGTCAAGCCTCGCCGACAGGCAGCGACGAGGGTGGCGCAAGCGCCAGATCCGCAGGCCAGGGTTTCACCAACGCCGCGCTCCCAGACCCTCAAACGTATGTGTTCAGGGGAAATAATCTGGGCGGCTTCGACGTTGACGCGCCGGGGGAAAAGTTTGTGGTGTTCGATAATCGGGCCGTGAATGTCAAGATCAACGGCTTCTGCATCATCAACAAAGAAGATCGCGTGCGGATTTCCCATGTTGACCCCGACAGGGTCTTGCAGGGGGCCGGATCCAATATTCAAGTGCAAGGTGTCGATGGCTTCGCTTAAGGGGATATCGCGCCAATCAAGATTTGCCGGGCCCATGTCGACAGAAACCAGACCATTTCCAACAGCTTCGCAATCGAGTAAACCGGCCAGAGTTTCGATAATGCAATGGCGGCTGTCGCTCTCGCTTAAAATCAACGAGGCGACGCAGCGTGTTCCATTGCCACAGGCTTCTGATGGGCTGCCATCTGTATTGAAGATACGCATAAAAGCGTCCGCGTGTTCATCGCGAGGGTTTTCGATGATGAGCAACTGGTCGCAACCGATGCCGGTATGGCGGTTGGCGATCGCGCGCGCCTGCTCACGGCTCAAATCGAGCCGCTGTTTGCGCGCATCAATTACGACAAAATCATTGCCGATACCGTGCATCTTTATGAACGATAGCGTTTCCATAACGGGCTTAATATGTCGCTACGGCACCGGAAGTCCACTGTTTTAGGAATTACGGGCGCTGGCTTTTAAGAAATTTTTCCATATGAAAGCGGGCGTGGTCCTGCTCATAAATATAAGCGCGACCAACCGGGCAGGCCCTGCGGGCCAGACAACTGGCCGAAAGACAGTCGCCGTTCGGGTGTTTTTCCAATAAATCCAGACAGGCGGGAACGTCGTAGCCATGTTCAGAAAAAGCATTGACCGGACAGGTTGTCAGGCACGGTTTTTCAGTGCAAACCAGACACGGGCTCACGGTTTGATCGGGGGGGGCGTCTTTTAGTTCTGCGGCGATCAGCAAAGCCCCACGGTAAGCATGCCACAAACCATAATCGCCATGGATCAGCGGCCCGATAGGCGAGGGGTGAACAGCACCCGAACGCAGGGCCCAGCGCTGAAATGGCATGTATGGCGGCCCATCGAAGGGAAAAAGCGCCTGAACGTAAACGCTTAAGCGCCGGGTAAGAACTTCAGCAACATCGCCCAGCACCCGCCTTGACCAGTTATCAAGGGGGTTGGGATCGTTCTCATCAATATCTGATGATGAAAAAACCCGCCACATGTCCGGCCCGGCGTTTCCGACAAGGATAAGGGTGCTCGTCTCCTGGCAATCAGGAACGCCGTCCGAGGGTTCCGGCTGAAAGCTGCCCAGCCTGCGCAGTCCAGTTGATCTCAGGGCTTCGTCAATAGGGTCCGGGGTGATCTCCATAATCACCTACAATGTCCAGAAAGGCCGCTCCGTCAAGGGGGTTCAGATGCTTTCGTCTTCTGCCAGATCCTTGAGCAGATCAACAACACTGCGCCGTAATCCGGGATCCTCGATGTTGTAATAGGCATGGACCATTTTTTGGGCGTCTTCGACGACAGCGGGTGTGTCCATCAGGGGGACCGGCTTATTGATGGTTTTTTCGGCTCCTTTAAAGAAAAACGAGACATCGACATCAAGGGCTGAACTCAAGGCGACAAGATCGCCCGGCCCGACGAAACGTCTGCCTTCTTCAAAGGCTTTTGTTTTTCCGGCTGTGCCGCCGATCAACTCATCGACGGCTTCATGCGTCAGGCCACGGGCCAGTCGTTGCTGACGCAAGCGTATGCCTATGTGCTGTTCAATGGCTTTCTGGTGGTTTTTATTTGATTTGGTTTTCATCGCTAATGGCGCTGCTCGTGTTTTAAAAAAGACGATAGGAGGGCAGTTCAAAAAGATACTTATAGGTGTATATTTTGTATTACTGCTACTTTAGGAGTATCATGGAGTGGCCCCTATTCCAAGCCGAAAGCGTTCGCTGCAGGATCGCTCGATCACTTTGATCAAGCGGGGCTTGACTTGCCGGGGCCATCTCCATAGAGTGCGCGCCTTACACCGATGCCCATGATTTTTTTCGCCTCATGGGGCGCCGCCAGTCCGCGAGTTTCGCGCACTGGCGCATTTGTGTTTGGAATTTTTGGACGACCCTTAAAAGGCCTGTAAGAACAAGATGTTTGATAGCCTGACAAGTAAACTGGGTGATATTTTCGACGGCCTGACAAAGCGCGGCGCGCTTTCTGAAGCCGACGTCGATGCGGCATTACGCGAAATTCGCCTCGCCCTTCTGGAGGCCGATGTCGCCCTTGATGTGGTCAAGGACTTCATCGAAGCGGTCAGGGAACGGGCCGTTGGTGAAGAAGTTCTGCGCAGTGTCACGCCGGGCCAGATGGTCATCAAGATTGTTCATGACCACATGGTCGAAATGCTGGGTGGCGATGGTGCTGCTGGCGACGCGCCCGCGCTTGATGAAACCGGGGTCAATCTGGCCGGTACCGCTCCCGTCGCCATTATGATGGTTGGTTTGCAGGGCTCTGGTAAAACCACGACCAGCGCCAAGTTGGCTTTAAGAATTCAAAAGCGTGAGAAGAAAAAAGTCATGATGGCGTCACTTGACGTCTACCGCCCGGCGGCCCAGCAACAGCTGGCCGTGCTGGGTGAACAGGCCGAGGTGCCGACCTTGCCCATGGTCATGGGTGAACAGCCCCTGGCGATTGCCAAACGGGCTATGGATAGTGCGCGCCGGGAAGGCTGCGACGTGGTCATCCTTGATACCGCTGGCCGCCTGCATATTGATCAGGAACTAATGGACGAGGTGGCAAAAGTCAGCGCCGCCACAAATCCAATAGAAACCCTGCTTGTCGCTGACGCCATGACCGGCCAGGACGCCGTCACCATGGCCCGCGAATTCAATGAAAAAGTCGGCATCACCGGTATCGTCCTGACCAGGGTCGATGGTGATGCACGCGGTGGTGCGGCCCTTTCCATGCGCGCCGTTACAGGCAAGCCGATCAAACTGATGGGTGTCGGTGAAAAGCTTGACGAACTGGAAAGCTTCCAGGCGACCCGCGTCGCCGGTCGCATTATGGGCCAGGGTGATATCGTCGGACTGGTCGAAAAAGCAGCCGAGACCATCGACAAGGAAGACGCCGAAAAACTGGCCAAGAAAATGATGAAGGGCCAGTTCTCGCTCAATGACATGGCCAGCCAGCTGGATCAAATCCGCAAGATGGGCGATGTCGGCGGCCTGATGGGTATGATTCCCGGTATGTCGAAGATGAAAAAACAAGTCGCCGAAGCCAATATTGATGACAAGACGATCATTCGTCAGCAGGCGATCATTTCCTCAATGACGGCAGCCGAAAGAGAAAAACCGAAAGTACTTAACGGATCAAGGCGGCGCCGTATTGCCGCCGGTTCGGGAACCTCCGTTCAGGATGTCAACAGGCTGCTCAAGCAATTCAAGCAAATGGGCACGATGATGAAAAAAATGGGCAAGATGGGCAAAAAAGGCATGCTCGGCGGAATGGGCGGCGGAATGCCCCCGGGCATGATGCCTCCCGGCATGCGTTGATGACGAATTCAAGATTTTTTAAATAACACGTTTCACTTAAACCAAAAGGACAAGTATTCACCATGGCTTTGAAAATCAGATTATCCCGGGGCGGCGCAAAAAAACGTCCCTTCTATCACCTCGTTATTGCCGATTCCCGCAGCCCTCGCGATGGCCGCTTTATCGAACAGGTTGGCACCTACAACCCGATGGTCGCCAAGGACCATCCCGAACGACTGGTGCTTAAAGATGAACGCATTAAATACTGGATGGGCGTAGGCGCGCTGCCAACAGACCGTGTCGCCCGTTTCCTGGCCGACGCCGGCATGGGCAAGAAACCTGTGGTTCACGATCAAACCAAGCAGCATCTGCCGAAGACCAAGGCTCAGGAACGCCTGAAAGAAGCAGAAGAAGCAGCCAATGCTCCCGCCAAGGAAGCACCGGTAGAAGCTGCTGCTGAAGAAGCTCCTGCCGAAGAAGCCGTTGCAGAGGAAGTGCCGTCCGAAGAAGCTGCTGCTGAAGAAGCTCCTGCCGAAGAAGCCGTTGCAGAGGAAGTGCCGTCCGAGGAAGCTGCTGCTGAAGAAGCTCCGGCTGAGGAAACTGCTGCTGAAGAAGCTCCGGTTGAAGAAGCTGCCGCCGAGGAAGCGCCCGCCGA comes from Rhodospirillaceae bacterium and encodes:
- the ffh gene encoding signal recognition particle protein encodes the protein MFDSLTSKLGDIFDGLTKRGALSEADVDAALREIRLALLEADVALDVVKDFIEAVRERAVGEEVLRSVTPGQMVIKIVHDHMVEMLGGDGAAGDAPALDETGVNLAGTAPVAIMMVGLQGSGKTTTSAKLALRIQKREKKKVMMASLDVYRPAAQQQLAVLGEQAEVPTLPMVMGEQPLAIAKRAMDSARREGCDVVILDTAGRLHIDQELMDEVAKVSAATNPIETLLVADAMTGQDAVTMAREFNEKVGITGIVLTRVDGDARGGAALSMRAVTGKPIKLMGVGEKLDELESFQATRVAGRIMGQGDIVGLVEKAAETIDKEDAEKLAKKMMKGQFSLNDMASQLDQIRKMGDVGGLMGMIPGMSKMKKQVAEANIDDKTIIRQQAIISSMTAAEREKPKVLNGSRRRRIAAGSGTSVQDVNRLLKQFKQMGTMMKKMGKMGKKGMLGGMGGGMPPGMMPPGMR
- the mtaB gene encoding tRNA (N(6)-L-threonylcarbamoyladenosine(37)-C(2))-methylthiotransferase MtaB, with the translated sequence MSAPQVVTLGCRLNTLESEIMRSRATKAGLNDTIIINTCAVTAEAERQARQTIRRLHRDNPAKRIIVTGCAAQLRPEKFAAMDEVDRVVGNSEKMDDGLLEGPGCEAVAVSDIMESPRNFNVPMISGFAERTRAFVQVQQGCDHRCTFCIIPFARGPNRSVHPSHIIEQVQTLTANGHFEVVLTGVDVSSYGQDDADLPSLGALARDILDQVSDLKRLRITSLDPAFIDEDIPALLAGDERFMPHLHLSLQAADDMVLKRMKRRHSRKDAIDLVARIRRARPDVVFGADLIAGFPTETGAMFENTLSAVTEMGLTYLHVFPYSNRPGTAASKMPALDGALIKQRAAQLREAGKEALLSYLNSCIGETHEVLVEQDRSGHTRHFAPLELTSDTALGAIVNTKVVSVDTEKGRLVADVLT
- the ftsY gene encoding signal recognition particle-docking protein FtsY — translated: MSEEQKSGWLSRLKQGLSRTTAKLADPITAAFTKRRLDAAAIEELEELLIGADLGVATASKITGNFARTRFDKEVESDEVRTALAEEIEKILEPVAKPFSVDASLKPHVVLVCGVNGSGKTTSIGKLAWQLKAQGQTVMMAAADTFRAAAIEQLQIWGERTNSAVITGKPGADAAGLAYDAFTQAKSQGVDVLLIDTAGRLQNKADLMAELEKIIRVIRKIDESAPHDCLLVLDATVGQNAHSQVEVFKDLVDVSGLMLTKLDGTARGGVVVALAEKFALPVNAIGVGEGVDDMRPFEARAFARSLMGLS
- the rpsP gene encoding 30S ribosomal protein S16, with the protein product MALKIRLSRGGAKKRPFYHLVIADSRSPRDGRFIEQVGTYNPMVAKDHPERLVLKDERIKYWMGVGALPTDRVARFLADAGMGKKPVVHDQTKQHLPKTKAQERLKEAEEAANAPAKEAPVEAAAEEAPAEEAVAEEVPSEEAAAEEAPAEEAVAEEVPSEEAAAEEAPAEETAAEEAPVEEAAAEEAPAEEAAAEEAPAEEAPAEETEEDKAAG
- a CDS encoding helix-turn-helix domain-containing protein — protein: MKTKSNKNHQKAIEQHIGIRLRQQRLARGLTHEAVDELIGGTAGKTKAFEEGRRFVGPGDLVALSSALDVDVSFFFKGAEKTINKPVPLMDTPAVVEDAQKMVHAYYNIEDPGLRRSVVDLLKDLAEDESI
- a CDS encoding diaminopimelate epimerase, giving the protein METLSFIKMHGIGNDFVVIDARKQRLDLSREQARAIANRHTGIGCDQLLIIENPRDEHADAFMRIFNTDGSPSEACGNGTRCVASLILSESDSRHCIIETLAGLLDCEAVGNGLVSVDMGPANLDWRDIPLSEAIDTLHLNIGSGPLQDPVGVNMGNPHAIFFVDDAEAVDLDIHGPIIEHHKLFPRRVNVEAAQIISPEHIRLRVWERGVGETLACGSGACATLVAACRRGLTERQVNIDLNGGTLQLQWMPDNHVMMTGPVTTSFSGFIDPALMA